The following are encoded together in the Adhaeribacter arboris genome:
- a CDS encoding L-threonylcarbamoyladenylate synthase → MAIIGTDTEQAANLLRAGQLVSIPTETVYGLAANAYLEEAVVSIFEAKQRPAFDPLIVHTHSIQELNKIAVNIPQRAYQLAEAFMPGPVTLILPRHPKIPLLVTSGNESVGVRIPNHPLTLSLLQQLDFPVAAPSANPFGYVSPTTAQHVEQQLGDRIPYIIDGGPCQIGIESTIINLVNNEVEILRLGGLAIEEIETVIKQPVKYVKTSSSNPKAPGMLSSHYAPRKKVLLGNIRENLKNYNPERTGILSFQNVWEQVPRNQQFILAPNGDTNEAARNLFAALRQLDSLSIDIILAELVPETGLGKAINDRLIRASF, encoded by the coding sequence ATGGCAATAATAGGAACGGATACAGAACAGGCAGCTAATTTATTGCGAGCCGGACAATTGGTATCTATCCCAACCGAAACGGTTTATGGCTTAGCTGCTAACGCCTACCTGGAAGAAGCAGTTGTGTCTATTTTTGAGGCCAAACAACGGCCGGCTTTTGATCCTTTAATTGTGCATACGCATAGTATTCAGGAATTGAATAAGATAGCCGTGAATATACCGCAGCGGGCTTACCAATTAGCCGAAGCCTTTATGCCGGGACCTGTTACTCTAATTTTACCGCGACATCCGAAAATTCCGTTGTTGGTTACCTCTGGTAATGAGTCGGTAGGAGTGCGTATTCCCAATCATCCGCTTACATTAAGCTTATTACAGCAACTGGATTTTCCCGTAGCGGCTCCCAGCGCTAATCCCTTTGGCTATGTCAGTCCTACTACTGCTCAACATGTTGAGCAACAACTCGGCGACCGAATTCCTTATATTATAGACGGTGGACCTTGCCAAATTGGAATAGAATCTACAATTATTAATTTAGTAAACAATGAAGTAGAAATACTACGTTTGGGCGGCTTGGCTATTGAGGAAATTGAAACTGTTATTAAGCAGCCCGTAAAATATGTGAAAACGAGTAGTTCTAACCCGAAAGCACCGGGCATGCTGAGCAGCCATTACGCGCCTCGTAAAAAAGTTTTACTGGGCAACATCCGTGAAAATTTAAAAAATTACAATCCGGAACGAACAGGTATTCTATCTTTCCAAAATGTTTGGGAGCAGGTTCCCCGTAATCAGCAATTTATTTTAGCCCCTAATGGCGATACCAATGAGGCTGCCCGAAATTTATTTGCGGCTTTACGGCAGCTGGATTCCTTATCTATCGATATAATTTTGGCGGAGTTAGTACCGGAAACAGGTTTGGGCAAAGCTATAAATGACCGATTAATCCGTGCTTCTTTCTAG
- a CDS encoding LOG family protein, with protein sequence MNSVAVFCGANFGSNPIYKIKAQVLGKLLAERNIKLVFGGGKVGLMGAIADSVLAHGGRVTGVIPQSLVDREVAHAALTELHVVQTMHERKALMASLADGFIAMPGGFGTLDEVCEIITWNQLDIITKPVAFYNVNNYFNSFMQFIDGSVADGFIREEHWASLIVAEEPEELLQKLRAYTPVTVCKWIDLNKV encoded by the coding sequence ATGAATAGTGTAGCTGTATTCTGCGGTGCTAATTTTGGTAGTAATCCCATTTATAAAATCAAGGCCCAGGTATTAGGAAAATTGTTGGCCGAGCGAAACATTAAACTGGTATTTGGCGGCGGCAAAGTAGGTTTAATGGGTGCTATTGCCGATAGTGTATTGGCGCACGGCGGAAGAGTAACAGGAGTAATTCCACAAAGTTTAGTAGACCGGGAAGTAGCCCATGCCGCGCTTACGGAATTGCACGTGGTACAAACCATGCACGAACGCAAAGCTTTAATGGCCAGTTTAGCGGATGGCTTTATTGCCATGCCCGGCGGCTTTGGTACCCTGGATGAAGTTTGTGAAATTATCACCTGGAACCAACTGGATATTATCACTAAACCCGTGGCCTTTTATAACGTGAATAATTACTTTAACTCGTTTATGCAGTTCATAGACGGGAGCGTGGCCGACGGCTTTATCCGGGAAGAACACTGGGCGAGCTTGATTGTAGCGGAAGAACCGGAAGAACTATTGCAAAAGTTGCGAGCTTATACTCCGGTAACTGTCTGTAAATGGATAGATTTAAATAAAGTTTAA